In the Leptospira semungkisensis genome, one interval contains:
- the glyA gene encoding serine hydroxymethyltransferase, producing MKYLPQQDPEIFRALKAEDQRQDENLEMIASENFVSQAVLEAYGSTLTNKYAEGYPGKRYYNGCVNADAVESLAIERAKKIFSAEYANVQPHSGAQANMAVFLACMEPGDSFLGMNLAHGGHLTHGSPVNISGRYYKPIPYGVDPKTETIDYSALAALAKEHKPKLIVAGASAYSRTIDFDKFAEIAKSVGAKLMADIAHISGLVATGYHPSPIPSFDYVTTTTHKTLRGPRGGLILSKLENEKILNSRVFPGIQGGPLMHVIAAKAVAFGEALSPDYKKYIETVLANAKTLAEVFVKRGFRVVSGGTDNHLVLLDVSVKGLTGAKAADGLDEVGVTVNKNAIPFDQNPPAVASGIRLGTPALTTRGLKPADIEKVGNLICDFLDNPDDEKTKEKVRNGVKEITQQFPMNSFRLD from the coding sequence ATGAAATACCTTCCCCAACAAGATCCCGAAATTTTCCGAGCTTTGAAAGCAGAGGACCAAAGACAGGACGAGAACCTGGAAATGATCGCCTCCGAGAACTTCGTGTCCCAAGCGGTTTTGGAGGCTTACGGCTCCACTCTCACGAATAAGTATGCGGAAGGTTATCCTGGCAAAAGATATTATAATGGCTGTGTGAACGCGGATGCGGTCGAATCCTTAGCGATCGAAAGAGCTAAAAAAATCTTTAGCGCAGAATACGCAAACGTGCAACCCCACTCCGGAGCTCAGGCAAACATGGCGGTCTTCTTGGCTTGCATGGAACCTGGTGATTCTTTCTTAGGAATGAACCTGGCTCATGGAGGTCACTTAACCCACGGCTCTCCAGTAAACATCAGCGGAAGATATTATAAACCAATCCCGTACGGTGTGGATCCTAAAACCGAAACCATCGATTATTCCGCTCTTGCAGCGCTTGCAAAAGAACATAAACCGAAACTGATCGTTGCAGGTGCTTCTGCCTATTCTAGGACAATCGATTTCGATAAATTTGCTGAGATCGCCAAAAGCGTGGGCGCAAAACTCATGGCGGACATCGCTCATATATCCGGTCTAGTAGCAACAGGATATCATCCTTCTCCTATTCCTAGTTTCGACTATGTTACTACTACCACTCATAAGACCCTAAGAGGTCCGAGAGGTGGATTAATTCTTTCTAAATTAGAAAATGAGAAAATACTAAATTCTAGAGTTTTCCCTGGGATCCAAGGCGGACCCTTAATGCACGTGATCGCAGCCAAAGCAGTGGCTTTCGGTGAGGCATTGTCTCCGGATTACAAGAAATACATAGAAACAGTTCTCGCAAACGCAAAGACTCTCGCAGAAGTATTCGTGAAGAGAGGATTCAGAGTGGTGAGCGGTGGCACAGACAATCACCTGGTACTATTGGATGTTTCCGTAAAAGGTCTCACCGGTGCTAAGGCTGCCGATGGGTTGGACGAAGTGGGAGTAACAGTGAACAAAAACGCGATCCCATTCGATCAAAATCCTCCTGCAGTCGCTTCCGGGATCCGCTTAGGAACTCCTGCGCTAACTACTAGAGGTTTAAAGCCTGCTGATATCGAAAAAGTAGGAAACCTGATCTGCGATTTCTTGGACAATCCTGATGATGAGAAAACCAAGGAGAAAGTTCGTAACGGAGTGAAGGAAATTACTCAACAATTTCCGATGAATAGCTTCCGCTTAGACTGA